A window of Onychostoma macrolepis isolate SWU-2019 chromosome 01, ASM1243209v1, whole genome shotgun sequence contains these coding sequences:
- the LOC131544784 gene encoding uncharacterized protein LOC131544784, whose translation MIKLGLLNIRSLSSKALFVNDMFTDHKLDVLCLTETWLKQDDYITLNESTPQDYCYKHEPRPKGKGGGVATIYRNIFSISQRLGFKYNSFEVMVLHITLSKETSVNDKSPVMFVLATVYRPPGHHTDFIKEFSDLLSELVLTADKVLIVGDFNIHVDNDRDSLGSAFIDILNSIGVKQHVSGPTHCRNHTLDLILSHGIDVSGVEILQQSDDISDHYLVSCIFHIAKAVKPTSCYKYGRTITSTTKDCFINNLPDLSQFLSISNSSEQLDDVTGTMDSLFSSTLDAVAPLRLRKIKDKSPTPWYNEHTRA comes from the coding sequence atgataaagcttggcttattaaatattagatccctttcttcaaaagcactttttgtaaatgatatgttcactgaccataaactagatgtgctttgtctgacagaaacctggctaaaacaagatgattacattactttaaacgagtctacaccccaagattactgttacaagcatgaaccgcgtccaaaaggtaaagggggaggtgttgctacaatttatagaaatattttcagtatctctcagaggttgggtttcaagtataattcgttcgaagtaatggtgcttcatataacgttatccaaagaaacaagtgttaatgataaatcccctgtgatgtttgtactggctactgtatacaggccaccagggcaccatacagactttattaaagaattttctgatcttctatcggagttagtgctgactgcagataaagtcctaatcgttggtgattttaatatccatgttgataatgatagagattcgttgggatcagcatttatagacattctaaactcaattggtgttaaacaacacgtgtcaggacctactcattgtcgaaatcatactctagatttaatactgtcacatggaattgatgtcagtggcgttgaaattttgcagcagagcgatgatatctcagatcattatctagtctcctgtatattccatatagctaaagctgtaaagccaacttcttgttacaaatatggtagaaccattacctctaccacaaaagactgctttataaataatcttcctgacttatctcagttcctcagcatatccaatagctcagaacaacttgatgatgtaacaggaactatggactctctcttttctagcactttagatgcggttgctcctttacgcttaaggaagattaaggataagagtccaacaccgtggtataatgagcacactcgcgcctaa